CCCGGGGCTGGCAAGGAACAGGGGGTTCTGGAAAGGAGCAGGAAGCCTGCTCTCTAGTGGGGAGCCCTCGCCCTGTCTGGCCGGACATGCTCTTAGGCGCGCCAGGGTTAGAAATGGGGCCCTGTTGGGGTTCGGGCTTGCACAGAACTGCCTCTCCCTTTGCCGTGCCCCATCACTGTCCTCAGGGAAAGCTGAGGTCACCCTCCTCCCCTGTTGATTTCTGACTAGAAGTGGGCCCTAGATCAGAGCACCCCAAGCTTTGGGGAAGCCCTGACCCTCGACTGGATCCCAGCTGTGCAGCTCAGGCCCATCGCTGGCTCTTCAGAACCAGAAACGTCCGCTGGGCAAACCGCAAAGCCTCTCGTGTGAGAGTCACAAGGGACCATCATGGGACTAAAATAAAGATCCAGGCAGCAGCCGAGAGGGCGGGTTTGCCAGATCTAGGCAGGACCGGGCCTTCCAGGGTTCGGAGTGTTGTTCGGGACCCGGGGGCGTGAGGGGAGTCTCCAGGTGATCGTGGAGTCACTGCCTGCCTTAAGCATCCAGCAGGGAGCTTCCGATTTGTTATTCCCCACCCTGGGGGTGTCTCATTAATGATGTGGCCCCGCCCAGCTCCCTGGCAAAAGCTCCGTCATCTGTAGCCCCTCATAACACAGCTGGGCCTTGATCAGGAATGAGTGAGGCCTGTCGGGGGGGAGAAGAGTAACTCCCTCGTCTGGGTTCTAACAACACTCAGCCCCTCTCTGGAGAGGGCCAAGGGACGCGCTCGAGGTCACAGCCAGGCTTACAAACCTGGTCGCCTATCCAGCAGCCTGGGCCCTGGCTGAGGAGTCTCAGCTGCTTCTCAGCGCCGTAGCCACCGTTCAGCCAGCGCATGCAGCAGCCCAGATCTCTGTTTCCGTTCCCCATAGGATTTTCTCGGCCTACATTAAGGAAGTGGAGGAGCGGCCGTCCCCCACGCCGTGGGGCTCCAAGATGCCCTTTGGGGAGCTGATGTTTGAGTCGAGCAGCAGCTGCGGCTGGGTCCACAGCATCTGCTTCTCTGAAAGCGGCAACCGCGTGGCGTGGGTCGGCCACGACAGCACCGTCTGCCTCTGGGACGCCAACAAGAAAATGGCGTAAGTGGGACCGTTTTCTTTAACTGAGCAGGACGTGCCAGCTGCAGCCAGGACACTTGCATCtccagtggggctggctggacgCACAGCGGGGCGAACCCCAGCCCGTGGGACAAGCCCTGGGCTGCACAAAGCAGGGAGAATCTGACTGTGAAGGCCTGAGCTGGCTGCAGGTAGCCTGGCCGCTGGAGTGGCCGGGGGTTGGGTATTTCAGACCCACGGCTGAGAGCCTTgctcagccccatgcgctgatcAACCCCCCAGGGGTACGGGGGCTCTGCAGTCAGAGGTCTGGGAAGGGTTGAGAACGCCGGGGCTGACTGCTGAGCCGTCTGCATTTCTAGCCTCTGTTGCTTCTCTGCTGGTGCTGCAGCCACCTCGGGGGGCAAAAGGTGgcagcagctggcccatgcccagCGACACTCGAGAATAGCCTAGGGCAGCATGCAAAGACTGAATCCAACGCCATCTCCTGCCGCTCTCCCAGCCGCCTACCGACCCAGCCCGATCCTGCTGTGCCAGGCTGCCTGGGCGAGGAAGGGGCCACGCGTCACAATCTTCCTGCTCAATGGGCCCCTTTCCCTTGCTCACCCCACGGTGCTGGAGCCCAGGATGGGCTCAGCCCTAGGAAGAGCCGGCTAACCCTGGCTGCAGCCTGGCTCATTGCTCGCGCTCTGGAAATCTGGGACGCCTGTTGGGTTCCCTGGTGGTTCCAAGGAGGATGTATGTGATGTGAAGCCAGAAAGCGGCTCAGAGGTGCTAATAGCTCTTGGCTTCTTCTCCCTGCCTAGTGTCGCCTCGTTGTCTGTGGAGACTCTGCCGCTCCTAGCTGTCACCTTCATTACCGAGAACAGCCTGGTGGCAGCGGTAAGTCTGCGGCTCGCGCCGGGAAGCTGAGTGGCTGCTCTGGTGCCTGGCAGCTTTGAGCAGGACACACTGTTGGTGTTTCCCCAGGGCCACGACTGCTACCCGATGCTCTTCACCTACGACGAGAGCCAGGGCTCGCTGACCTTTGGCGGGAAGCTGGAGGTCCCCAAGCAGAGCTCCCAGCGGGGCCTGACTGCTCGCGAGCGCTTCCAGAACCTGGATAAGAAAGCCAGCACCGAGACCAACAACGTCACGCTGGAAACGCTGCACAAGAACAGCATCAGGCAAGGGCCGGGAGGGACCCCGCCGCACGTTAGTCCCGGAgacagggtgggggatggagctAAGTCCAGCCAAACCCAAACCCCAGAGCTGCCGCCTCACTTCGAGGAGGTTCGGCTTCCAGTCTGACCAGGTTAGTGTGGGACTGGCTGAGGCAGAGGCTTGCACTGCAGGAGCCCAAAAGGCCAGGAGCTTCTCCCTGGCCGTTCTGCAGGGACAACCTGCCCCCTCTTGCTCCATGGAGCCTTGGTAGCTGGGAGAGCCCCGGCTGGTGGCCTTCACAACTGAAGGTGGTGAGTTGGGTTGCGCGAGACAGAAACTCGGGCAAAGCTGTCCTGCTGGAGCCAGCCTTCCCGTGCGGCAGGCATGGAAAGTTGGCAGGTGGTAAAATAACCCCCGAGCTTAATAAACTCTGAGTCGAACATGCCAGATTAGAAAGACTCTCTGAAATGCTGAGGCCAGGGAAGCCAAATGGCAGCTGACTTTccggtgtctgtctgtctgctctcCAGCCAGATTTCTGTGATTGCCGGTGGCAAAGCCAAGTGTACCCAGTTCTGCACCACAGGAATGGACGGGGGGCTGAGCATCTGGGATATCAAGGTAAACCACCCCAACCGTGACCGGAGAGATGTTTGCAAGGTTTGGGGCTTCCTTGGGTCACCTCAGCCCACAGCCTGAGGTGCAGGCTTTGCTCGCAGTTCCAGTAGAGTCAGTGTCATTGCGGCCAGctgtaaaggaaaataaaacatggcccagccagggctggtgcaaggatgtttcacgccctaggcgaaacttccaccttgcgcccgtccccgagcccccccccgcggcagctccccaccctccaccctgaggcacccccccgctccacctccaccccaagcacgccgtcactgcttcacttctcccgcctcccaggcttgtgccgcctaagctgattggcgccgcaagcctgggaggcgggagaagtgaagcagccacggtgtgctcagggaggaggcggggcaggggtgagttggagcggggagttcccctgcgtgctgcgccccccccccacacttgctgcaggcggccctccccgcgctcccctgccccagctccctctgcctaaatgccagcaGCGAGTGGGGCGACCGAAGAtccggtcgctgccaaagaaaatgctgccccccaaatcctagcgccctaggcgaccgcctaggtcgcccaaatggttgcaccggccctgggccctgcagcccTTCTACACGAGTGTATTGCTGGCTCTGGGTAGTGGTGCTTCTGCAGTCACTGTGGGAGGGTTCTCCCAGGCCAACTCTGAGCCCTTAACCAAGCTGGGTTTTTATTTACCAGGGTTGTTTTCAAACGGCACGAAAGCCCCAAACAGCAGGGGAAGCCTTCCCAGACATTTCAAATGACTTCTTTAGGAGCCGCCCCCACGACAGTTATTAGGCTGCTTAGCAAGCTAATCTCTGCCCTGATTGCGCTTTCTAGTTGCTTTTATTATGCCTGGTGGCAGCATTCAGCCGCTGATTAGCAGCAGGTAACAAAATTCAAACTGCTGGGAAGGACTCAGTAGCTCAGAAGCCTTGTGGCTGATTACAGGGCTAGACAGCAAGAAGGAAGCTGGGTTCTCGCCATTGGAAGGTGCTCAGGAAACgttatacaggtctgtcgcatcttacgcacatttaacatgcgtgatttcagctttacgcggtcagcaaaaacaaaagagagagaaaaataacaatttaaatactgtttctgtagtgcgggcgattccgcccgccattcaactcaacgTAATTTTGACTGTACGTGGTTTTCAGTTtacgcgtaagatgagacagacctgtattgtaacaaaagcttctatttcaCGTCAAGCTCACGTGCCCAGCATCCCACTGATTTGCAGTTCTGCGGCACCCAAATGCCTGGGAGCTACTGCTCAGCACCGGGCACTGCTCACAGGCCAGTCCTGGTACAGAGAGCACATACCTTTACCTAACACTACACTATCCAGCCTCACAAAGCCGCCGTGCTGGGAGCTGACGGCACCGAACGCTGTCTGTTTGCTGGTGCAGGCATATTACTGCCATTCTCTGCTGCCGTTCGCTAGCTCTAGGGGGATATATGTCCACAGGAGGCTATTTCCTCACCTTCCTACCCCAGAACATGGAGCAGCTTTTCAACCTTTGCTTCCGTTGAAAGCTCATCAGCATGCCCCAGGGAGTGTTCC
The nucleotide sequence above comes from Mauremys reevesii isolate NIE-2019 linkage group 10, ASM1616193v1, whole genome shotgun sequence. Encoded proteins:
- the ARPC1B gene encoding actin-related protein 2/3 complex subunit 1B; amino-acid sequence: MAYHSFLLEPISCHAWNKDRTQLAICPNNHEVHIYKKAGEKWNKVHELKEHNGQVTGIDWAPESNRIVTCGTDRNAYVWTLKGNVWKPTLVILRINRAARCVKWSPKENKFAVGSGSRVISICYFEQENDWWVCKHIKKPIRSTVLSLDWHPNNVLLAAGACDFKCRIFSAYIKEVEERPSPTPWGSKMPFGELMFESSSSCGWVHSICFSESGNRVAWVGHDSTVCLWDANKKMAVASLSVETLPLLAVTFITENSLVAAGHDCYPMLFTYDESQGSLTFGGKLEVPKQSSQRGLTARERFQNLDKKASTETNNVTLETLHKNSISQISVIAGGKAKCTQFCTTGMDGGLSIWDIKSLESALKDLKIK